A part of Melittangium boletus DSM 14713 genomic DNA contains:
- the ubiE gene encoding bifunctional demethylmenaquinone methyltransferase/2-methoxy-6-polyprenyl-1,4-benzoquinol methylase UbiE, translating into MSTEVRQMFSSIATRYDVTNEVLSFGIHRWWRRKAVRLSGAKPGDAVLDCASGTGDLALVFKRRVGDTGRVVGTDFCKEMLDNAPAKAAREGLQVEFQVADAMNLPFADNSFDVASIAFGIRNVDDPVKCLSEMARVVRPGGRVVVLEFGQPTGLFGALFRFYSKVIMPRVGGLLTGNRAAYEYLPRTSAAFPAGERFLSLMDQTGAYQERVAHPLTFGTSYIYAGTVR; encoded by the coding sequence ATGAGCACCGAAGTGCGGCAGATGTTCTCCTCCATCGCCACGCGCTACGACGTGACGAACGAGGTGTTGTCGTTCGGCATCCACCGGTGGTGGCGGCGCAAGGCCGTGCGCCTGAGTGGCGCGAAGCCCGGGGACGCCGTGCTCGACTGCGCGAGCGGCACGGGTGACCTGGCGCTCGTCTTCAAGCGCCGGGTGGGTGACACGGGGCGCGTGGTGGGCACCGACTTCTGCAAGGAGATGCTGGACAACGCGCCCGCCAAGGCCGCGCGCGAGGGGCTCCAGGTGGAGTTCCAGGTCGCCGACGCCATGAACCTGCCCTTCGCGGACAACAGCTTCGACGTGGCCTCCATCGCCTTTGGCATCCGCAACGTGGATGACCCGGTCAAGTGCCTGAGCGAGATGGCCCGGGTGGTGCGTCCGGGGGGCCGCGTGGTGGTGCTCGAGTTCGGCCAGCCCACGGGCTTGTTCGGGGCCCTGTTCCGCTTCTACAGCAAGGTCATCATGCCGCGCGTCGGCGGGCTGCTGACGGGAAACCGGGCCGCCTACGAGTACCTGCCCCGCACCTCCGCCGCCTTTCCCGCGGGGGAGCGCTTCCTGTCACTGATGGATCAGACAGGCGCCTATCAGGAAAGAGTGGCCCACCCCCTGACCTTCGGGACATCCTACATCTATGCCGGGACTGTCCGCTGA
- a CDS encoding isochorismate synthase translates to MTTLGSTDASRWVAGWRALVAADPLAGAEVLGEPSVYWERPLASEAVAGWGEAGMARAENASRAQEVLRRLSAPDAVRWLEAPPPGMPGPWFGGMRFGEEGGDEAWTPFGFGRWTLPEVMVWREGGGLAVAAFAPEAPGAEDAVRARLERVATFFPSSVREPRGAARALRMSSPRRDFEERVERALEAIHAERFHKVVLARAVEVEADEDFDRVDILARLREQNPRCATFFFRAPDGSAFLGATPETLCRLEASKLETEALAGSAAPLRSGELESSDKDRREHMAVVHYILRALKPLAEHVEADGEPGVLALKNVVHLRTGIRAGLREGIGVAELMAALHPTPAVGGTPRENALAFIATHEALDRGWYAGPVGWVGPGRAHQMVALRSARVKGARARLFVGAGIVAGSSAESEWRETEMKGLAMLRALGGGHV, encoded by the coding sequence ATGACGACACTCGGATCCACTGACGCGAGCCGTTGGGTTGCGGGGTGGAGAGCGCTGGTCGCGGCGGATCCGCTCGCGGGGGCGGAGGTGTTGGGTGAGCCGTCCGTGTACTGGGAGCGGCCGCTCGCGAGCGAGGCGGTGGCGGGCTGGGGCGAGGCGGGGATGGCCCGGGCGGAGAACGCATCGCGGGCCCAGGAGGTGTTGCGGCGGTTGTCGGCGCCGGACGCGGTGCGCTGGCTTGAGGCGCCTCCCCCTGGCATGCCGGGTCCCTGGTTCGGGGGCATGCGCTTTGGCGAGGAGGGGGGAGACGAGGCCTGGACGCCCTTTGGCTTCGGCCGTTGGACGCTGCCCGAGGTGATGGTGTGGAGGGAGGGCGGAGGTCTGGCGGTGGCGGCCTTCGCCCCCGAGGCCCCCGGAGCCGAGGACGCGGTGCGCGCGCGATTGGAGCGCGTGGCCACCTTCTTTCCCTCCAGTGTGCGAGAGCCCCGGGGCGCGGCCCGCGCGTTGCGGATGTCCTCGCCGCGGCGGGACTTCGAGGAGCGGGTGGAACGCGCGCTGGAGGCCATCCACGCGGAGCGCTTCCATAAGGTGGTGCTGGCGCGCGCGGTGGAGGTGGAGGCCGATGAGGACTTCGATCGGGTGGACATCCTCGCCCGGCTGCGCGAGCAGAATCCGCGCTGTGCCACCTTCTTCTTCCGGGCACCGGACGGGTCCGCCTTCCTGGGCGCCACGCCGGAGACGCTGTGCCGGCTGGAGGCGAGCAAGTTGGAGACGGAGGCGCTCGCCGGTTCCGCGGCCCCCCTGCGCTCCGGTGAGTTGGAGTCGAGTGACAAGGATCGCAGGGAGCACATGGCCGTGGTGCATTACATCCTCCGCGCGCTCAAGCCGCTCGCCGAGCACGTCGAGGCGGACGGGGAGCCTGGAGTGCTCGCCTTGAAGAATGTGGTGCACCTGCGCACGGGCATCCGCGCCGGGCTGCGCGAGGGGATCGGGGTGGCGGAGTTGATGGCGGCGCTTCATCCCACCCCGGCCGTGGGCGGCACTCCCCGCGAGAACGCGCTGGCCTTCATCGCCACCCATGAGGCCCTGGATCGGGGCTGGTACGCGGGACCGGTGGGGTGGGTGGGCCCCGGGCGGGCGCATCAGATGGTGGCCTTGCGCTCGGCGCGGGTGAAGGGCGCCCGGGCCCGGCTCTTCGTGGGCGCGGGCATCGTGGCGGGTTCCAGCGCGGAGTCGGAGTGGCGTGAGACGGAAATGAAAGGCCTGGCCATGTTGCGAGCACTCGGAGGAGGCCATGTCTGA
- the menD gene encoding 2-succinyl-5-enolpyruvyl-6-hydroxy-3-cyclohexene-1-carboxylic-acid synthase, which yields MSDGNLNQLWARALLEELVRGGARHAVVCPGSRSSPLAHACATTEGLRVWSVIDERSAGFFALGLAKQSRVPVVLVATSGTAGAHFYPAIIEASLSQVPLVVLTADRPLELQGWGAAQTVPQARFFGEFARWFVDLGIPEAHEGALLHLRATASRAMAMAARAPRGAVHLNVPMRDPLYPTPGELEEKHLSALAREGRPGRPLTRIVPAVRQPEPRVLEDIRERIRATERGLIVCGPRDENDGFAEAITSLAEATGYPVLAEATSQARFGGGPFTVSLYDAMLRHEAFAQAHRPELVLRFGGGLTAKGPQAWLDGSGAEIVLFSDEGALFDPTHRALRVVEGSAVAACEVLGRELSRGLGPWARSFLWAEQWTRAALESAFSEDATLTEMRLAHDVVGAMPDGANLFVSSSMPIRDVDAFAPSTGRRLRVLANRGANGIDGIVSSALGMAAASGRPTVLLTGDLAMLHDVGGLLTARRCNIPLTVVVVNNDGGGIFSFLPIAQAEQTRAHYEALWGTPHGVDFSHAAALYQARYRRPDSPAALRSAVVEGLKGGLNLIEVRVVERERNVDSHRRLFARMTAALGEGPWL from the coding sequence ATGTCTGATGGCAACCTGAACCAGCTCTGGGCGAGAGCCCTGTTGGAGGAGCTGGTTCGTGGCGGCGCGCGGCACGCGGTGGTGTGTCCGGGCTCGCGCTCCTCCCCCCTGGCCCACGCGTGCGCGACGACCGAGGGACTTCGCGTCTGGTCCGTCATCGACGAGCGCAGCGCGGGCTTCTTCGCGTTGGGCCTGGCCAAGCAGTCGCGAGTGCCCGTGGTGCTGGTGGCCACGAGCGGCACGGCCGGCGCGCATTTCTACCCGGCCATCATCGAGGCGTCCCTGTCCCAGGTTCCGCTGGTGGTGCTCACCGCGGATCGGCCCCTGGAGTTGCAGGGGTGGGGCGCGGCGCAGACGGTGCCCCAGGCGCGCTTCTTCGGGGAGTTCGCCCGGTGGTTCGTGGACCTGGGCATCCCCGAGGCCCATGAAGGCGCGCTCCTGCACCTGCGCGCCACCGCGTCGCGCGCCATGGCCATGGCCGCGCGTGCGCCCCGGGGGGCCGTGCACCTCAACGTGCCGATGCGCGATCCGCTCTATCCCACTCCGGGCGAGCTGGAGGAGAAGCACCTGTCCGCGCTCGCCCGCGAGGGCCGGCCCGGGCGGCCCCTCACGCGCATCGTGCCCGCCGTGCGCCAGCCGGAGCCTCGCGTGCTGGAGGATATCCGCGAGCGCATCCGCGCCACCGAGCGGGGCCTCATCGTCTGTGGCCCTCGGGACGAGAACGATGGCTTCGCGGAGGCCATCACCTCGCTGGCCGAGGCCACCGGCTATCCCGTGCTGGCCGAGGCCACCTCCCAGGCGCGCTTCGGCGGAGGACCCTTCACCGTCTCGCTCTACGACGCGATGTTGCGGCACGAGGCCTTCGCCCAGGCGCACCGGCCCGAGCTCGTGTTGCGCTTCGGCGGTGGGCTCACGGCCAAGGGCCCCCAGGCCTGGCTCGACGGCTCGGGCGCGGAGATAGTGCTCTTTAGCGACGAGGGCGCGCTGTTCGATCCGACGCACCGCGCGTTGCGCGTGGTGGAGGGCTCGGCGGTGGCGGCTTGCGAGGTGCTGGGTCGGGAACTCTCGCGCGGGCTCGGCCCGTGGGCGCGCAGCTTCCTGTGGGCCGAGCAGTGGACCCGGGCGGCGTTGGAGTCGGCCTTCTCGGAGGACGCGACGCTCACGGAGATGCGCCTGGCCCATGACGTGGTGGGGGCGATGCCCGATGGGGCCAACCTCTTCGTGTCCAGCAGCATGCCCATCCGGGACGTGGACGCCTTCGCGCCCTCCACGGGCCGCAGGCTCCGGGTGTTGGCCAACCGGGGCGCCAATGGCATCGACGGCATCGTGTCGAGCGCGCTCGGCATGGCGGCCGCCTCGGGCCGGCCCACCGTGCTGCTCACCGGTGACCTGGCCATGCTGCACGACGTGGGCGGACTGCTCACGGCGCGCCGCTGCAACATCCCCTTGACGGTGGTGGTGGTGAACAACGACGGAGGCGGCATCTTCTCCTTCCTGCCCATCGCCCAGGCCGAGCAGACGCGCGCTCATTATGAGGCCCTGTGGGGCACGCCCCACGGCGTGGACTTCTCGCACGCCGCTGCGCTCTACCAGGCGCGCTACCGCCGCCCGGACTCGCCCGCGGCCCTGCGCTCGGCGGTGGTCGAGGGCCTCAAGGGGGGGTTGAACCTCATCGAGGTCCGCGTGGTCGAGCGCGAGCGGAACGTGGATTCGCACCGGCGGTTGTTCGCGAGGATGACCGCCGCATTGGGAGAGGGCCCATGGCTCTGA
- the menH gene encoding 2-succinyl-6-hydroxy-2,4-cyclohexadiene-1-carboxylate synthase — MALKMAYETWGEGAHPLLLVHGFTGNRTSFDHLRAFWSPHVRVIAVDLPGHGQTPLPTRPGRDGFLETLDALFGVLDELNVRHTHLLGYSQGARFALAAAMQRPERFTRLILESGSPGLHRRQARTERRVKDSELALFLRQKGLTAFMDYWEALPLFAGLRAMPEEQREALRARRLANTAEGLAGALECLGLGVQPDYWPELQRQRLPTLLLTGALDEKFTLTARRMAEELPVVYRRTFEGCTHAPHLEVPEEYAREVLSFVRTPWYDEPEFENAASDPPSQSRTS, encoded by the coding sequence ATGGCTCTGAAGATGGCCTATGAGACGTGGGGCGAGGGAGCTCACCCCCTGCTGCTCGTGCACGGGTTCACGGGCAACCGCACGTCGTTCGATCACCTGCGCGCATTCTGGAGCCCCCATGTGCGCGTCATCGCGGTGGACCTGCCTGGCCATGGCCAGACGCCCCTGCCCACGCGCCCCGGACGCGACGGCTTCCTGGAGACCCTGGACGCGCTCTTCGGCGTGCTGGACGAGCTGAACGTGCGGCACACCCACCTGCTGGGCTACTCGCAGGGGGCGCGCTTCGCGCTGGCCGCGGCGATGCAACGCCCCGAGCGCTTCACCCGGCTCATCCTCGAGAGCGGTTCACCCGGGTTGCACCGGCGTCAGGCGCGCACGGAGCGGCGGGTGAAGGACAGCGAGCTGGCGCTCTTCCTGCGGCAGAAGGGCCTGACGGCTTTCATGGACTACTGGGAGGCGCTGCCCCTGTTCGCGGGCCTGCGCGCCATGCCGGAGGAGCAGCGCGAGGCGCTGCGGGCCCGGCGCCTGGCGAACACGGCCGAGGGCCTCGCCGGCGCGCTGGAGTGCCTGGGTCTGGGCGTTCAGCCCGACTACTGGCCGGAGCTGCAGCGCCAGCGGTTGCCCACGCTCCTGCTCACGGGCGCGCTGGACGAGAAGTTCACGCTGACGGCGCGGCGCATGGCGGAGGAACTGCCGGTGGTGTACCGCCGCACGTTCGAGGGGTGCACCCACGCCCCGCACCTGGAAGTCCCCGAGGAGTATGCCCGCGAGGTGCTCTCCTTCGTGCGCACGCCCTGGTACGACGAACCCGAATTCGAGAACGCCGCGTCCGACCCTCCCTCCCAGTCCCGGACCTCTTGA
- a CDS encoding 1,4-dihydroxy-2-naphthoate polyprenyltransferase encodes MNTLAPGVEAPRPTLKTWLMAARPKTLTAALVPVMVGTALAHGLGVGRWLPALAALVGAMLIQVGTNLTNDYFDFKKGADTEERLGPKRVTQSGLISPETVLASALACFGLAVLTGIYLVVVGGWPIVAIGVASVLAGYAYTGGPFPLAYHGLGDVFVFLFFGLVAVPGTFYVQALTVSPAAWGAAIPVGAIGTALLVVNNLRDASTDVKAGKRTLVVRLGTAAGKAEYVLLLALAFATPLAMWALGLASAWVLLALLSAPLAVPLLRQVLGQQGAALNPALGGTARLQLVFGVLFSVGLWLR; translated from the coding sequence ATGAACACGCTGGCTCCCGGGGTGGAGGCGCCTCGCCCCACCTTGAAGACATGGCTCATGGCCGCCCGGCCCAAGACGCTGACCGCGGCCCTGGTGCCCGTGATGGTGGGCACGGCGCTCGCCCACGGACTCGGGGTGGGGCGCTGGTTGCCCGCGCTCGCGGCGCTCGTGGGGGCCATGCTCATCCAGGTGGGCACCAACCTGACGAACGACTACTTCGACTTCAAGAAGGGCGCGGACACGGAGGAGCGCCTGGGGCCGAAGCGGGTGACGCAGAGCGGACTCATCTCCCCGGAGACGGTGCTGGCGAGCGCGCTCGCGTGCTTCGGGCTGGCGGTGCTCACGGGCATCTATCTGGTGGTGGTGGGCGGCTGGCCCATCGTGGCCATCGGGGTGGCGTCGGTGCTCGCGGGCTACGCGTACACGGGCGGCCCCTTTCCGCTGGCCTACCACGGGCTGGGCGACGTGTTCGTCTTCCTCTTCTTCGGCCTGGTGGCGGTGCCTGGCACCTTCTACGTGCAGGCGCTGACGGTGAGCCCCGCGGCCTGGGGCGCGGCGATTCCGGTGGGGGCCATTGGCACGGCGCTGCTCGTGGTGAACAACCTGCGAGATGCCTCCACGGACGTGAAGGCGGGCAAGCGGACCCTGGTGGTGCGTCTGGGCACGGCGGCGGGCAAGGCCGAGTACGTGCTGCTCCTGGCCCTGGCCTTCGCGACGCCCCTGGCGATGTGGGCCCTGGGACTGGCGAGCGCCTGGGTGTTGCTGGCGCTGTTGAGCGCGCCGCTGGCGGTGCCGCTGTTGCGTCAGGTGTTGGGCCAGCAGGGCGCGGCGCTCAACCCGGCGCTGGGGGGCACGGCACGGCTGCAACTGGTGTTCGGCGTGCTGTTCTCCGTGGGGCTGTGGCTGAGGTAG
- the menC gene encoding o-succinylbenzoate synthase gives MRIVEASLERLRLEMVRPLRTASGTYAAREGFVVCLVDEEGRRGWGEAMPLTEFGTESPEDCERALRAWLPELKRSEDAALPERHPAARHALEQARLDLLSQRRGVPLCQWLSSEAREAVHVNALLGASAPEAVEEEARRAAAEGYETFKLKVAGRSLDEDTARLLAVRGAVGARGHVRIDANGGWTEPEASRALDAWAGQGLELCEQPVEAGAFEALGRLSARAPCPIAADESLALPGAAQRLLAGPRTVGVLVLKPMVLGGLLPALALAREAARQGLEAYVTSALDGVIARAGAAHLAAALPSGRYASGLGVGHLFRDEPDHPFRPVRGRIVLPRTPGQGVA, from the coding sequence ATGCGCATCGTGGAGGCGTCGCTCGAGCGGTTGCGTCTGGAGATGGTGCGGCCTCTGAGGACGGCGAGTGGCACGTACGCGGCACGCGAGGGCTTCGTGGTGTGCCTGGTGGACGAGGAGGGCCGGCGGGGGTGGGGCGAGGCGATGCCGCTGACGGAGTTCGGCACGGAGTCGCCGGAGGACTGCGAGCGGGCGTTGCGGGCCTGGCTTCCGGAGCTGAAGCGCTCGGAGGACGCGGCCCTGCCCGAGCGGCACCCCGCGGCCCGGCACGCGCTGGAGCAGGCCCGGTTGGATCTGCTGTCCCAGCGGCGGGGTGTCCCCTTGTGTCAGTGGCTGTCGTCCGAGGCGCGCGAGGCGGTTCACGTCAACGCGCTGCTGGGGGCCTCGGCTCCCGAGGCCGTGGAGGAGGAAGCGCGGCGGGCGGCGGCCGAGGGCTACGAGACCTTCAAGCTCAAGGTCGCGGGCCGCTCCTTGGACGAGGACACCGCCCGGCTGCTGGCGGTACGTGGCGCGGTGGGTGCACGAGGGCACGTGCGGATCGACGCGAATGGGGGTTGGACGGAGCCGGAGGCGTCGCGCGCGTTGGACGCGTGGGCGGGGCAGGGGCTGGAACTGTGCGAGCAGCCAGTCGAGGCCGGTGCTTTCGAGGCCCTGGGCCGGTTGAGCGCGCGGGCCCCGTGCCCTATCGCGGCGGATGAGTCCCTGGCATTGCCCGGTGCCGCCCAGAGGCTCCTCGCCGGGCCTCGGACGGTGGGCGTCCTCGTGCTCAAACCCATGGTGCTCGGGGGCTTGCTGCCCGCGTTGGCCCTGGCGCGTGAGGCGGCGCGACAGGGGCTGGAGGCGTACGTGACGAGCGCGTTGGATGGAGTCATCGCCCGCGCGGGCGCCGCGCACCTGGCGGCGGCGTTGCCGTCGGGGCGGTATGCCTCGGGGCTCGGCGTGGGTCACCTCTTCCGGGATGAACCGGACCATCCATTCCGCCCGGTGCGCGGTCGCATCGTGTTGCCGAGGACGCCGGGCCAGGGAGTCGCGTGA
- the menE gene encoding o-succinylbenzoate--CoA ligase encodes MKESCPIREGAGRHPEALALTFAGWSWTYAELDGGVGRWVAALRSRGVGPGDRVVVLSTNHAALVHLFLALGRLGAVMAPLNARLTPSELRPLAEEVAPRLTLALTPLRSHLPGAEPLESFADAVHEASSECPPLETEAPRVILFTSGTTGRPKGAVLTEGNFRASARCSEANLGAHPAPRWLGTLPLFHVGGLAMLTRTAYDGGCLVLRERFDADDTNRALDAEGVTHASFVATTLERVLDSRRDRPVPPTFRCALIGGGPVPAPLLARAKAAGIVSLQTYGLTETCSQAATEHPGEADGHTAGRALPGLEVRVVGPSGEPLEVGREGDIEVRGPTVMAGYLNRPEATREVLRDGWLRTKDLGRLDERGRLTVLARRTDLILRGGENVYPAEVEKVLADHPAVREVAVVGLPDAHWGEVPVAFVVMREGALSQELFGEWCRERLARFKLPSRFLEIEALPRNAMGKVERTVLRQRARDA; translated from the coding sequence ATGAAGGAGTCGTGCCCCATTCGGGAGGGCGCTGGGAGACATCCGGAGGCCCTGGCGCTCACGTTCGCGGGTTGGAGCTGGACGTATGCGGAGCTGGATGGGGGCGTGGGCCGCTGGGTGGCGGCGCTCCGCTCCCGAGGCGTGGGGCCGGGAGATCGGGTGGTGGTGCTCTCGACGAATCACGCCGCGCTGGTCCATCTCTTCCTCGCGCTCGGGCGGCTGGGCGCGGTGATGGCGCCACTCAACGCACGGCTCACGCCCTCTGAGTTGCGGCCGCTGGCCGAGGAGGTGGCGCCCCGGCTCACGCTGGCGCTCACGCCGCTGCGCTCCCACCTGCCCGGCGCCGAGCCCCTGGAGTCCTTCGCGGACGCGGTTCACGAGGCCTCGTCCGAGTGCCCACCCCTGGAGACGGAGGCGCCGCGGGTCATCCTGTTCACCTCGGGGACGACGGGCCGGCCCAAGGGCGCGGTGCTGACGGAGGGCAACTTCCGGGCTTCCGCGCGCTGCTCCGAGGCGAACCTCGGCGCGCACCCCGCGCCGCGCTGGTTGGGCACCTTGCCGCTCTTCCACGTGGGGGGCCTGGCGATGCTCACGCGCACCGCGTACGACGGAGGCTGCCTGGTGCTGCGCGAGCGCTTCGACGCGGACGACACCAACCGGGCGCTCGACGCGGAGGGCGTCACCCATGCGAGCTTCGTGGCCACGACGCTCGAGCGGGTCCTGGACTCGCGCCGGGACCGGCCCGTACCGCCCACGTTCCGGTGTGCGTTGATTGGCGGAGGCCCCGTGCCCGCGCCGCTGCTCGCGCGGGCGAAGGCGGCGGGCATCGTGTCCCTGCAGACCTACGGACTGACGGAAACCTGCTCGCAGGCGGCCACCGAGCACCCGGGCGAGGCGGATGGGCACACCGCGGGGCGGGCCCTGCCCGGCCTGGAGGTGCGCGTGGTGGGGCCCTCGGGCGAGCCGCTGGAGGTGGGGCGGGAAGGGGACATCGAGGTGCGTGGCCCCACGGTGATGGCCGGCTACCTGAACCGGCCCGAGGCCACGCGGGAAGTTCTCCGCGACGGCTGGTTGCGCACGAAGGACCTGGGCCGGCTGGACGAGCGGGGACGGCTCACGGTGCTCGCGAGGCGCACGGATCTCATTCTCCGGGGCGGAGAGAACGTCTACCCGGCCGAGGTGGAGAAGGTCCTCGCCGACCACCCGGCGGTGCGCGAGGTGGCGGTCGTGGGCCTGCCGGACGCGCACTGGGGCGAGGTACCGGTGGCCTTCGTCGTGATGCGCGAGGGCGCGCTGTCCCAGGAGCTGTTCGGCGAGTGGTGCCGCGAGCGCCTGGCGCGCTTCAAGCTCCCTTCTCGCTTCCTGGAGATCGAGGCCTTGCCGCGCAACGCGATGGGCAAGGTGGAGCGCACGGTATTGCGCCAACGGGCACGGGACGCATGA
- a CDS encoding type IV pilus twitching motility protein PilT has translation MDQATFNKLLTVGVQNGASDIHFRPGDPPIYRVNGVLRPLKMEKLHPDHTRQVALHVISDPLTKSQIDSVQEYDTSYGLAGVARFRVNLYRQRGTLACILRIIPDEIPTIDGLGLPQVLKTIASNDRGLVLVTGATGSGKSSTLAAMIDHINRTENLHILTIEDPIEFIYKNVKSSISQREIGPDTENFAIALRAALRQDPDVILVGEMRDTETIDIALKASETGHLVFSTVHTTDASRTINRLISVFPAEEQAMVRMRLADSLKATISQRLLPKADGKSRTVALEIMVQTKSVEEYIRDDRANELKDVIEKGRDMFGTQSFDQHLSQLYREGIITLETAQSAASNPADFQRALEFE, from the coding sequence GTGGATCAGGCAACCTTCAACAAGCTGCTCACGGTGGGCGTGCAGAACGGCGCTTCGGACATTCACTTCCGGCCGGGAGATCCCCCCATCTACCGGGTCAACGGCGTGCTGCGCCCTCTGAAGATGGAGAAGCTGCATCCGGACCACACCCGCCAGGTGGCGCTCCACGTCATCTCGGATCCGCTCACCAAGTCGCAGATCGACTCGGTGCAGGAGTACGACACGTCCTACGGCCTCGCGGGCGTGGCGCGCTTTCGCGTGAACCTCTACCGGCAGCGCGGCACGCTCGCGTGCATCCTGCGCATCATCCCGGACGAGATTCCCACCATCGATGGACTGGGCCTGCCGCAGGTGCTCAAGACGATCGCCAGCAATGATCGCGGGCTCGTGCTGGTGACGGGGGCCACGGGTTCGGGCAAGAGCTCCACGCTCGCGGCGATGATCGATCACATCAACCGCACGGAGAACCTGCACATCCTCACCATCGAGGACCCGATCGAGTTCATCTACAAGAACGTGAAGTCCTCCATCTCCCAGCGGGAAATCGGCCCGGACACGGAGAACTTCGCCATCGCGCTGCGCGCCGCGCTGCGTCAGGACCCGGACGTCATCCTGGTGGGCGAGATGCGTGACACGGAGACGATCGACATCGCGCTCAAGGCCTCGGAGACGGGCCACCTGGTGTTCTCCACGGTGCACACGACGGACGCCTCGCGGACCATCAACCGGCTGATCTCCGTCTTCCCGGCCGAGGAGCAGGCCATGGTGCGCATGCGCCTGGCGGACAGCCTCAAGGCCACCATCTCCCAGCGGCTGTTGCCCAAGGCGGATGGCAAGAGCCGCACGGTGGCGTTGGAGATCATGGTCCAGACCAAGTCGGTGGAGGAGTACATCCGCGACGATCGCGCCAACGAACTCAAGGATGTCATCGAGAAGGGCCGCGACATGTTCGGCACGCAGTCCTTCGATCAGCACCTGAGCCAGCTCTACCGCGAGGGCATCATCACGCTGGAGACGGCGCAGAGCGCGGCCAGCAACCCGGCGGACTTCCAGCGCGCGCTCGAGTTCGAGTGA
- a CDS encoding PilZ domain-containing protein: MPIEHERRRFRRYPLRLRARIRHDTQEVDADVLNASVGGCLLVAHLNVSAGDTIEVSIPDLQVPPTSVCVVRCAPTEGGFLIATCFETAIADEPALALASSTPTPSRVS; the protein is encoded by the coding sequence ATGCCGATCGAGCATGAAAGACGCCGCTTCCGGCGCTACCCCTTGAGGCTGCGGGCCCGGATTCGCCACGACACGCAAGAGGTCGACGCGGATGTGCTCAATGCCTCCGTGGGGGGCTGCCTCCTGGTGGCGCATCTGAACGTGAGCGCGGGAGACACGATCGAGGTGAGCATCCCGGATCTCCAGGTGCCGCCCACCTCCGTGTGCGTGGTGCGTTGCGCGCCCACGGAAGGAGGCTTCCTCATCGCGACCTGTTTCGAGACGGCGATCGCCGACGAGCCCGCGCTCGCTCTTGCTTCCTCCACCCCAACGCCTTCGCGCGTCAGTTAG